In Lolium rigidum isolate FL_2022 chromosome 7, APGP_CSIRO_Lrig_0.1, whole genome shotgun sequence, the DNA window tcgctgctcccatgaggagggagtagttctccatcgaggctcggggctgtaccggtagctatgtggttcatctctctcctatgtacttcaatacaataatctcatgagctgccttacatgattgagattcatatgatgatgcttgtaatctagatgtcattatgctagacaagtgagttttacctatgtgatctccggagactccttgtcccacgtgtgtaaaggtgacagtgtgtgcaccgtgtgggtctcttaggctatatttcacagaatacttactcactgttatgaatggcatagtgaggtgcttatttatatctctttatgattgcaatgtgtttgtatcacaatttatctatgtgctactctagtgatgtgttattaaagtagttttattcctcctgcacgtgtgcaaaggtgacgatgcgtgcaccgtgttagtacttggtttatgctatgatcatgatctcttgtagattgcgaagttaactattgctatgataatattgatgtgatctattcctcctacatatgcatgaaggtgacgagtgtgcatgctatgctagtacttggtttagtctgttgatctatcttacactaaaggttactaaaacatgagcattattgtggagcttgttaactccggcattgagggttcgtgtaatcctacgcaatgtgttcatcatccaacaaaagtgtagagtatgcatttatctattactgttatgtgatcaatgttgagagtgtccactagtgaaagtgtaatccctaggccttgttcctaaatacttgctgagttactacttgcttgtttcattgttttcttgcgttactactgtctgcaatactaccaccatcaactacacgccgacaagctattttacggcatcgttgctactacttattcataccacacgtatttcactatctcttcgccgaactagtacacctattaggtgtgttggggacacaagagacttcttgctttgtggttgcggggttgcatgagagggatatctttgacctcttcctccctgagttcgataaaccttgggtaatccacttaagggaaaacttgctgctgttctacaaacctctgctcttgggggcccaacactgtctacaggaaaggagggggaacgtagacatcagttaccaaatgtcatcttgcactagatcccaatggtaaagaggtggatcaaaaggtatatcgctccatgattggatccttgctttacctttgtgcatctagaccggacatagtgttgagtgttggtgtgtgtgcaaggtatcaagcttctcctaaagagagccacatgatggctctcaaaagaatctttcgatatttggttgataccccaagatatggtatttggtatcccaaaggctcaagttttattctcaatggttataccgatgcggattgggcgggtgacaaggatgataggaaatcaacttccggggcttgccaattccttggtaggtccttggtgtgttggtcttctaagaagcaaaattgtatatctctctccaccgccgaagccgaatatgttgccgccgcaagtggatgcactcaattgttatggatgaggcaaactttaaaggaatacggtgtcatttgtgacaaagtgcctctattatgtgacaatgaaagtgccatcaagattgcctataatccggtgcaacattcaagaacgaagcatattgagatccggaatcatttcattagggatcatgttgcccggggtgatattgagcttatctatgttcctaccaaagatcaacttgccgatatattcacgaagcctcttgatgaagcaaggttctcttatttgaggaatgagctaaatatcattgattcaaggagtatagcttgaccatcttgcaaactcaccttcgtctcaaaactttatttggtttagatgtgggcatggaaatagggggagtgcggtttaaattattgagctatccctccccccataatgccaacattaagaaatcattctctttatatcatatgttgatatgtgagcttcaatgatgagtagtggcttggacccaagatatatcttcgcggtgccatgtcaCAACACTCAcacatggtggcctaggccaccacactcttctttgtgaagagttggagttatttggatcttatcgcctcttatttgacaactccatgttcttatgggaaatcactctagtttggccttatttgctcatatcttgcaaacttgagtgaccatgtaccatcaacagtttgtatcttctaaaacctaagcctactctcccctataagccatttccatcttgctcatttgtcatgtttggtaaaaacttggagtttgaggtggttcggtcggatgatctaggtggctccatcttattggtaaagttgcaccttatatgtgacgtgatacattattgcatcacatatgggtcctgcaaataaccaacgaaagatgggccggattcccggtgtttctggaattttccagcaccccggataatccggccccaggagacaccggataatccggcccggccggattatccgccctaagctagggccggattatccggcctgggcagatcttgaaagggCTGAGGTCGAGGCCACGGGGGGAACGGTTCACACCTcctcccccacgcgcctctctctctctttctcctctcaagatcgccggatctcctcctcctcgccggagacgctccgtccgcccctctcggagttcttgggtggatcgggtgcatctcctccctagctaccttctcctccaagcggtttccacaatggatgtgggtatgattcacaatctctaaccctagatgttgtgttttatatgtgctattttcttggtggaattggtgtctagttgttccaaatcgtttgtagtgtactcctcttgcatgctatgaggccgatctagtcttagacaagcttttgattggaaaactgcttatctcgcagggccggattatccgcccctcgagccggccggattatccggccaggccggattatccgccccagggGACactggattatccggcctggagcttcatcgccgctacagtttttgcttcaatctatcatgtctagatttgtaccgacttatagcatgcttctcgagtatatattactgtatcttacatgacttatgagcattacctttcctttgctacccgcctttgcttctcacaggtggtgcttctcggggtggtcggagacgctcaaggcatgatcgatctagtgacgagtttgcaaccaatgcacctcgcaagtccgtctcttcaaggcggaagaacaaggaattgagggagaactacaaggccatggacccagtctcttattccgctattcgcatgaagaactggtatgaagatgtcccaagggatgaagagattgagggcaggagattctggtgcattgagcaggaattcatctacaacgacatctatgagcccatgaagaatctgagacccatgcaagctatcgatgtggacattacggctgaaaacaatcactttgaagatgccatcCGGGTAGgctggaaggttgggtttgcatgatatcatgaagattcaatgtgactatagcccagatttggtgaagcaattctttgccactttggcaatcaagaaatatgaggaacacactatggaatggatgactggctccactcactgcagTGCCACTCTACGCCAATTTGCTagttttcttggagttcctgttgatgggggtcgtcgtcttcatggaccacaacaaacagataagaatgctcttgtgaatctctatacctcagcagggaaaattggttatactaaggggctgcttcccatatacaatcagctgcttcggttctttcgggcaaccatttgcccaagtggtggtaacaatgatgctctccggggagtccttgtgaaccttatgcacctcagctataagtgtgctcgtgatgggaatgaggaacggaacttcactcttgatatcatggactttatcttccatgagatccatgatgccatggtctccggacctccataccctatgctccctacatccagcttctcatcaacaacactgtggctgtggttggtgaagacttgagtgggtaccctttggtgaagcaccatgtcaagaaggcctacaaggttaagccagtctcttcagctgttcctgctcctgactccttcatgggtgatgctcgttctagtggttatgctcctgctcgtcatcgtgatgtcccggctatgaggaagcaagtgacccggcttagttggtttcagcgtcacatcctttgcatgaacattgagatccataaggagaactatgcagctagccgagagcgttctgagattaagcatactcaggcggttattcttcacaaaCTCAGTGGTGATCAAGGTCCCCCGCCTCAGCTtccagctcaccagggttacagtggatggcactctgcacaggttccatggagtgatcttgatgattgccttcaaaggtccaccacctctcgccgctctccggatgcactgacaccgatgaggaagaagaggaagaggcatacgagtccgatgatgatgatgcctccgagtgattctcatgggacgtgtagcatcgcgcttgtccctttttggcgtctcgatgccaaaggggagaagtgttctattaggattctcggggatttgcatggtttgggcacaagcatatgcgtttatcattcttatattgcttgtgttccctctttagttgaactatttggtttgtttgtgtgccgttcaaaactatgtgctatgtggtatgagacattgttatggttttcggatttctatttgttgagatcaaggatattacattgtgtgtgatgctatatctccgcattatatatctacacatgggtatgatttcttgcttcctatctcaacttcatatgtgtcaatgtcctttgttagagctcatgttggatatctcttgtgttgaggcaccatactcctatgtgttgtgtatttgtattcaaatgcaaatgcaaattacttatatgcacacatgtagggggagtgcctctatgtcttgccatcatgcttgtctctattgtgattccttggcaaatccgtatattgtcatcaaacaccaaaaaggggaagattgaaagaacatctctcacattatgttttgtgtgtttgatgtcaatatatgtgatacactaatgtttgattaagaggtacagggattacatagataattattcatgtgtgttggatttgatcgtctgtcaaaagtcATCGAGAAAAGAttggccgggccggataatccgggccggatattgttgaaatatccggccccctgttttgGCTAAGTCTCATGAGGAAAAGTCTGCAcggtatgggggccggacatttgccggaTAATGTCccagtattgtaccagggccggattatccgggccggatattttggaaatatccggcccccccgattttggctaaggactggaagaaaaacaagtctggcatggggccggacttttggccggattttgtcacggttttgttccgaaggccggattatccggcccttacttaggccggattatccggcccccccgaaagcagcaacggctcatttttgagagggggtataaataccccccttcttctaccttggttgcttgctcaatcattacacaagaaatctgccaagccacctccattagagccacctcaagaaagtcaagatttgcaagatctccttcctccccaaccaaagctcttgatctttggagattcgaaggagaagacaccgatctacatcctcaccgaagcgttcttcatttcccctctcttgtttgagggatctcatgctagtgttcctatttggttccctagttgatttgttgttgatgtgttgttgttgattgttgtattattacggatttgggagcctccaatttggttgtggatgtgtgccccaagaactttgtaaaggcccggtttccgcctcgaggaaatcccttagtggaagtgggctaggccttcgtggcgttgctcacgggagatccgagtgaagccttcgtggccgttggtttgacttgcgtagcaaccacactcctccaaacgtagacgtaccttcttgcaaaggaagggaactacgggaatcatctccgtgtcatcgcgtgctccactctcggttacctctatcccactctatctactattgcgtagctataccttgcttagttgatatccttgtcatataggtaattcacttagttgcatatctagagaatttacctttcgtgtcaagcctaaattgaaaaagaaataaaaattggttagcacctattcaccccccctctaggtgcggcatacgatcctttcaccagcgaccaggtcgggtagtttgggccgcggcccattagctcaggtacgatttttttctttttttcttcttctcttttttctttttttttcttttattagtattttctttttcaaaatctaacattttttatgaaatattttttcaatttttttttcaaaatatgaacattttttaattcaacagttttaaaatttgaacggttttatattttgaatatttttcaaaaattatatttttcaaaaattgaacattttctacgtttgaacggttttttaatttgaacagtttttaaaatttgaacaattttgatgtttgaacgattttcaactttgaacgatttttaaatttgaatggtttttaaatttgaacatttttcatgtttgaacaattttcatgtttgaacgatttttaatttgagcggtttttaaatttgaacggttttcagatttttgaactgttttttatatttgaacattttttaatttaattttttataaatatttctatttttcgaatctaaaaaataaaattaaaaaaaggatacagaaaaaacaaaaaaacgaaaacagaaaacagaaaaaagaaaacaggaaaaaaagaaacataaaataaaaaacaaaaaagaaaagaaaaatcgaaaaaggaggcagcccgcacctaactgggccggcccgtaccgcgcgcggggtgtgcggcgcacggtacgcgccgacctggtcaGTGTATAGGGTTTGCCACCTGGGGAAGGTTCTCCTATTCTGAGATGGCTCCCGCCTGCGGCCTTTTTTCACGGGCGGGCTCCGAATACAACCAAATAATAGGTACTTCCTGcccacaaaagaaaaaagaaaggtaCTTGTTCCTAAAATAAGATGCATATAGGTTGTGAGAAGAAATTTAAAGTTTGACAAACTATATGGAAAAAATGTCAACGCTGATAATCTCAAAATAATATTGTTAGAATGATAGTGAAATATACTTTCATATTTTGTGCATTTCGTATTCTAGATGCTTATGTTTTTATCTGTACTAGTTAAGAATGACAATTTTAGCCAAGGATATGGGTACCCGTAGGTACCGTACCCATATGGGTAGAATATGGGCACACTTTATAACTATGATTAGTACCTATACACTACCCATTAAGTTATGTGTAGGGCACATGTATAGTCTTGTACCCGGTGGCGGACTCAGGATCATGGCACACCCCTGGGCTAGGTTCAGTACTGCAATAGCTACAGAGCGCACAATGTCCTACGAAACTACAGTGAAGCCTGCTTTGTCATCGCTGCGCCCCGGGCCATCTgatataggcatccctaatgggcctgctgaagaaggtacccggggtttactgaaggcccacgacccgatggttacaaagcccggaagcccaataaaacatcgatatggaagatagagatatattaggaatatagacttgtaactatacgggacgaactcaaagagtctcccgcgattgtaacttgtacatcacgaaaccctcggctccgcctcctatataaggggagtcgatggAGAAAGAAATGATAGATTTCATTGTTAACACAACACTAGTTTTtagtagtcgagcaccttttcggctgaaactttcgagatctacttgccctcaacTTTCCGCGAAACCCAAATCTACAActtataggcattgacaagttaataccttgtcaccatcGTTCTGGTAGCCTGGGGCCTAGATCCGCCCCTGCTTGTACCCATGGAtatacccataccctacccattaaTTATTAATTTTTCATGTGACACTTCTACTCTTGCTGAGttatgagttagaatatgagaTTGTGATATTTTACATTTTGataattgttatgtactcaaaTACATGTTATTGAGTCGAGACCGTTCATTTTTTTTATGAAATTTGCTATAAATAAATGTAAAATTATGAATAACTCGTGTACTATGTATACCCGCCGGGTACCCAACGGGTATGtgtatgggtaaagttttatacccgTGGGTACGGGTATGGATAGAAGCTTGTATGCATTGACTATATGGgcatgggtatggtattgctttACCCTCTCCATATCCTACTCATTGCCATCCTTAATACTAGTAAGTGTGCACCTGCAACACACGTCTCGTACTCTATAAAACCATTTAATTGTATCTCATGCCCGATGACATGAGCGCATGTGAAGCACACACGTTATTACATAAAATGCATTTGGTATTGTACATGTTTATGTTTTTTATATATAACTTCAAATAGTTCGACTTTAACAAAAAACTATATGATCTATTTTGGAAGGAGGGCCATGTCTGGACCAGATGTATTGAGTCCGACACTTGCCTAGTATGGATGGTCAAAAGGAGGAGTGTGATACGGTTTGAGTGGAAGCCTCGAAAAATGTCCGCATTAAGTCTAACTCGAAAAAATTACTTATTAATATATAGTCCCTTCATCCCTAGAAGATTGTCTGAGATTTATCAACATTTAGATGTATCTTAGTGTTCAGATATattcaaattttgataaatctcagacaACCCTTGTGGGATGAAGAAAGTAGCAAAGATTTTTTACATTTGATTAACATATAGTAATGTTTCTCCAAAAAAATGGTTAAAAGAACTAAGGGTTCTTTGCATCAAAGGATTAGAAAACATGTGAATAGGAATAACACAATAATTTGATAGGATTGCAGGTGCAAAATAGAGGAAAACTACAAGAATAATCATTTGGATCCAACACAGAAAAAATGTCCCCATAATGAGTGTTAAAAAGGGTAAAGTGAGTGTTGAAATTCTTGCGGAATTGAGGTGTAGGAATGCAATCCACGAAAATTTTGGAAAATGTCATTCCTTTGATCCAAAGTGCTTCCTCAGGAAAAGAAATCTATGGATTGGATTCCTTCAAAATTCATTTGAAATCTTTGAATCCAAAGAATccctaatatgcaaaatattttgaACCTGGAACGGGTCTTGGAAAATTGAAGTCAGATAATAATACTCCTAAATGAGACGATAGCGCGTGGAGTGCATTTAACGACGGATTCGCACCATTCAAGTGTATGGAGCAAGTGGCCACACCTCACCGCCCCCTAATAATCCTGGAGAAATGAACGGAAACACGAATTGACCAGCCTTATAAAATCTGGAGTTCAAGGCTGGCCCGATCGATCACCGCACGAGAAGTCCACCCCTCCACCGAGCACCACCAACAGATCGATCGATCGACGATCGGTCACCGTCGCCGCCATGTCGAACCCCGCGGCCGGGCCGGACACTGACGCCCCTGCCGGCGAGGGCCTGGAGCTGGCGCAGTTCGGGGCGGGGTGCTTCTGGAGCGTGGAGCTGGCGTTCCAGCGGCTCCCCGGAGTGGCGCGCACGGAGGTGGGCTACTCGCAGGGGCACGTCGACGCGCCCACCTACCGCGACGTCTGCGGCGGCGGCACCGGCCACTCCGAGGTGGTGCGCGTGCACTACGACCCCAAGGAGAGCCCCTACGCCGTCCTCCTCGACGTCTTCTGGGCCAAGCACAATCCCACCACGCTCAACAAACAGGTGCGTGATCCTCGCCGGGGAATTTCCGTGCGACGGCCGCGCCGATCTTGTCGCCGGCCGGCGCTGCAACTGCAAGGTTCATTGAACCTGGAACGGGTCTTGGGGCTGACTTGTCCTGGGCAAGTTTGGCACCAGTTTTTTTATTGTTGCCAGCAGTTATATGCCGTTTATTTTGTCCAGGAACAAAATTATTTTAACAGTAAGTGGATTTTTAGAGCAACATAAAAAAGCAATAGCGGATTTCACTCTTAAACAGAAAAAAGCTCATGTGGTGATCTCATAGCGATAGATCATTATAGTACTGCCTCCTTCAAAGGAACTTCTCGTCGAATAGGAGCTGCTTCCTCCATCCCATAAAACATGTCAAaggtttgttaaaatttaaatgtatctagacaacaTATCGTaggtttgtcaaaatttagatgtatctattactatttagtgtctggatacatttaaattttgataaacATTCGACATGTTTTGTGGGACATAATAAAAGGTCTTATgaatattaatgaataactatgacttgttacaaattcattcaACATGTAAGacttgtttgattcaaaggattataAAGCGCTGGAATAGGAAAACGCATGAACAATATGTCATGGCATGTAAAGTCCTATTAGTATAGAAAAAACAAATAAAACTAATTGTTGTTGCTGAAGTCGTTTGATTGCACTATAGGAAAAGAATAATACTCGCTCCATCCACAAAATGATGTCTTAACCTAGTTACAATATGcgcatgtatctagacgtgttcTAATatgtagatacattcaaatttagacaaagttgagacatccttttatagATGGAGGAAATATGGATATTGGTGGTGGTCATAAACACACATGAAACTTTTCAAGAGGTCTAAGCTCTTGATAGAAATCTTATTGAATTGTAATATAAGAAAGCAATTCTTAAATATATTAGAGGATTCAATCCTTTGAGTCAAATGGCCTCTATAGAAAAATTATACTTTCCCAatttatattaattgactcaacatgtctagatacatatgtatctagtCAATAAACGCGtcgtatctagacaaaattaagtcaattaatttagatcaGAGGGAGTATATGTAAGAATTCTATAAAATTTCTTTAAAATACCTTTGAATCAAACATGCCCATAGCCCCATACTAGGTCTCACCGTTTGTAGACAGTAAGTTGGCTAGGCGATTACGACATCACATACGCCATACATATTGGCTTCAAAAGTCGCGGTTAGCACGTCGTATTTAGATGGCCACACCTCTCATAAACTAGTTGAGCTTCGGTCAATCGGTCTGACTGATCCCTGGCCGCTATGTGTACTTCAGGGCAACGACGTCGGCACGCAGTACCGATCAGGCATCTACTACTACACGGCGGAGCAGGAGACGCAGGCGCGGGAGTCGCTGGAGCAGAAGCAGCGGGAGTGGAAGGAGAAGATCGTGACCGAGCTGCTGCCGGCGAGGAAGTTCTATCCCGCAGAGGACTACCACCAGCAGTACCTCGAGAAGGGCGGCCAGTCCGCCAAGAAGCGCTGCTCCGACCCCATCCGCTGCTACGGCTGAGCCTCATGTCGATCGACTCCGATTCATCGCTCGCTGATTTCCCTTGTGTTTGTTATAAGGACAGCATCTGGGTGATTGTATTGGACCAGTACTAAATACAGTATACTATGTTTGTGTTGGAATTGGAATAAATGAACATATGCAACTTTTGAAGCTGTTGTCCggtactttgtttttgtttttggctTGATCCGTGACTATCTTCGACCTTAATTGCCGTGTAAAGGGTACTACGGTGTACTATAGTACTATCTACACATGAACGTGATTTTgtatgcggaaattcaattcggctcccgggtgaatGTATGGCGTGTCTCTACTCTCTACTCTCTACCTGCCACTGAGTCAATGAGATGGCTGGTCTGCTTGTTTGTGCTTTATGTGTTGTCGATAGTTGTTAACCTATTTGATGCACAGATGCAGCTAAAGAAATCAATAGCTTGATGATCTTGACAGGTGCCGCGCCCGTCTATATTTCCAATTGAATGATACTAAAAATAAGTTATGGTAAATAATTACCCTTCTTAGTGTAAATAATACTTTGTTTAAGATGTTGGAAGGAAACAGTTTATCCTACCAATACAAATATATATAGCATGAATGGATAGGATTGTCCTGCCTTACTTAGTGTTAACAAGCTTTCAAACATTATAAGGTGCGAACTGCAGGCTGCAGAACAAGCTATTAACATTCTTGACAACAGACAATGCATGTGCAGCAAGACCGAGCTATTTAAGTTTCTCTTTTGTTTCGTCTAACCAAGGCCTACAACAATGAATTTACAAACCGAATTAAGTAATAATTCAGATGTAAACTATAATAATTAAAAAGTACAAAACTGTACGATCATGATCATGTGGCAAATTAAGACAATGCCAGGAATACCGACTTCAAATTGCATTAGTATATGTCTCCCATGATATCAATTTTATAGTGATCTCCGTGCACTTTGGCGAGATAAATATCAAACTTCATTTAACAAATAACACAAAATTTTACAAACAGTATTGGATGGCATGGCATGAGATTGTAATAACATAGTAGAGAAGAAACAAAATTGTAATACAAAAATTAAGGCTAGTCATCTCAGGTTGTAAGAATTGTGAGGTTTGAACTATAAGAATCATGACTCAAATTTTACTCAATCCACCTTTTtaccacatatattaccaatattTTGAATGTTGCTTGAACATAACTATTATCACATTTTTCAAAGAAT includes these proteins:
- the LOC124678796 gene encoding peptide methionine sulfoxide reductase A2-1 produces the protein MSNPAAGPDTDAPAGEGLELAQFGAGCFWSVELAFQRLPGVARTEVGYSQGHVDAPTYRDVCGGGTGHSEVVRVHYDPKESPYAVLLDVFWAKHNPTTLNKQGNDVGTQYRSGIYYYTAEQETQARESLEQKQREWKEKIVTELLPARKFYPAEDYHQQYLEKGGQSAKKRCSDPIRCYG